A window of Castanea sativa cultivar Marrone di Chiusa Pesio chromosome 1, ASM4071231v1 contains these coding sequences:
- the LOC142632509 gene encoding cyclin-dependent protein kinase inhibitor SMR6, whose amino-acid sequence MGFSKKPQVEGGLVGLVRALKPISTKSRGKESQDVFVDDDEGSCATTPTAKAARIPEILPCPPAPRKRRTTPRCHFNDVRVFFTPPDLESVFRSHVEKAN is encoded by the coding sequence ATGGGTTTTTCAAAGAAGCCACAAGTGGAAGGAGGGCTAGTAGGCCTAGTAAGAGCTTTGAAGCCTATAAGTACAAAATCCAGAGGGAAAGAGAGCCAAGATGtttttgttgatgatgatgaaggttCATGTGCCACAACTCCAACAGCTAAAGCAGCAAGAATACCAGAGATATTGCCTTGCCCACCAGCACCAAGGAAGCGCAGAACTACACCAAGATGTCATTTTAATGATGTAAGGGTGTTCTTTACTCCTCCTGATTTGGAATCAGTTTTCAGAAGCCATGTTGAGAAAGCTAATTGA
- the LOC142640269 gene encoding uncharacterized protein LOC142640269 — MDHMLCDELIEEIFQRLPPIPSSSLSVSLVSKRWLHLYRTSKTFLSLRLSSHNSTIPSLASFLSHYPSLLSLSLLLSSDPTITITSASTFSEHLLLIVSTFCSKLQTLRFMAGPVSVSSLNSLSLNCTHLTSLCINLFRPIFFMWVVKFPVLKELSIFVSSGDGVEQATEFERENGLWGNEDFDAELGLESLCLSGIRADDWGLGWLWRSCKKLKKLQLKSCEGVGDGGSFLSFVRCLQVLEEVELRTCRSIVDGVLLKLAENCNSLSSLLVYDGGSREGLLRFITQCNCNLQKLDLRLPLDLHNDHLTAVALNFRGLSSIRLQSCCLVTGEGLKALGIAMSSGLEELALINCDVVEREQGLLATLGQNLRQLRKLDLSYNEMLLDKEFISMLVSCNCLVDLRLRGCKGLTKAALVSMFKSCKRLENVDIMHCCGIEAEAVELLVLNSPQLRQVQVEESKLSDVARTWASNKLIEVVV; from the coding sequence ATGGACCACATGCTTTGTGATGAGCTCATTGAAGAAATCTTTCAAAGACTTCCACCAATTccttcttcatctctttcagtCTCTTTGGTCTCCAAGCGCTGGCTCCACCTCTACAGAACTTCCAAAACCTTTCTCTCTCTGCGCCTTAGTTCTCATAATTCAACTATTCCTTCCTTGGcctctttcctctctcactacccttctcttctctcactctctctccttctctcctCTGACCCCACCATCACTATAACCTCAGCCAGCACTTTCTCAGAACATCTCCTCCTTATAGTCTCTACCTTTTGTTCCAAGCTTCAAACTTTAAGGTTCATGGCTGGTCCAGTCTCTGTATCTTCTCtgaattctctctctttaaacTGTACCCACCTCACCTCTCTATGTATCAATCTCTTTAGGCCTATTTTTTTCATGTGGGTTGTAAAGTTTCCAGTTTTAAAAGAGCTATCAATCTTTGTATCCTCTGGGGATGGTGTTGAACAAGCAACTGAGTTTGAAAGGGAAAATGGGTTGTGGGGGAATGAGGATTTTGATGCAGAATTGGGCTTGGAGAGTCTTTGTTTATCTGGAATCAGAGCAGATGATTGGGGTTTGGGTTGGCTATGGAGGAGCTGCAAAAAGCTGAAGAAATTGCAGCTCAAGAGTTGTGAAGGTGTTGGTGATGGAGggtcttttttgtcttttgttagGTGCTTACAGGTTCTTGAAGAAGTGGAGCTCAGGACATGTAGGAGTATAGTTGATGGGGTGCTGTTAAAATTGGCTGAGAATTGTAATTCTTTGAGTTCTCTATTGGTTTATGATGGAGGTAGCAGAGAGGGTTTGCTTAGGTTCATTACCCAATGCAATTGTAACTTGCAAAAACTTGATCTTCGATTACCTTTGGACCTTCATAACGATCACCTCACAGCTGTTGCTCTGAATTTCCGGGGTCTTTCCAGTATTAGGCTTCAAAGTTGTTGCCTTGTCACTGGTGAAGGCCTAAAGGCTCTTGGAATTGCCATGAGTTCTGGGCTTGAAGAATTGGCATTAATAAATTGTGATGTTGTGGAACGAGAACAAGGATTGCTTGCCACATTGGGCCAGAATTTGAGACAATTGAGGAAATTGGACTTGTCTTATAATGAAATGTTACTTGATAAGGAGTTTATTTCGATGCTGGTTTCGTGTAATTGTCTGGTTGATTTAAGGTTGAGAGGGTGTAAAGGGCTTACTAAAGCAGCCCTTGTCTCAATGTTTAAGAGCTGCAAGCGTTTGGAGAATGTTGATATTATGCATTGTTGTGGAATCGAGGCTGAGGCAGTTGAGTTGCTTGTTCTAAATTCTCCACAGTTGAGACAGGTGCAGGTTGAGGAAAGCAAACTTTCAGATGTTGCGAGGACATGGGCATCAAATAAGCTTATTGAGGTTGTTGTTTAA